Proteins co-encoded in one Streptomyces sp. SLBN-31 genomic window:
- a CDS encoding Gfo/Idh/MocA family protein produces MSTFEPRSGTSPAPSTPLAGRRIRAALVGIGAIGRGSHLPALAELAEEGETEVVAAVDIDATAVEEFCAANGIPHAYTDLDGMLREQRPDLVSICTPPTLHRDQTVAALRAGAWVWCEKPPVPTLADFDAVQAEEGTDGGPYASIVFQHRFGSGSKHVRRLLAERAMGRPLVAHCQTTWYRDAAYYAVPWRGRWATEGGGPAMGHGIHQMDLLLDLLGPWSEVRAMAGRLVHDVETEDVSTALVRFEDGAMATVVNSVLSPDEVSRIRIDCERATVELTHLYGHSNANWRITPVPDVPGDEADAWRDFGTDVPSSHLEQLRELVASMRAGERPRSSGADGRTSLELIAALYKSAFTDTTVRAGEIGPGDPFYTAMHGDAPGWAPVHSTAPVAAEEVSA; encoded by the coding sequence ATGTCCACGTTCGAGCCCCGGTCCGGGACGTCCCCGGCCCCCTCCACGCCTCTCGCCGGCCGCCGCATCCGGGCCGCCCTCGTCGGCATCGGTGCCATCGGGCGCGGCTCCCACCTGCCCGCCCTGGCCGAGCTCGCCGAGGAGGGCGAGACGGAGGTCGTGGCCGCCGTTGACATCGATGCCACCGCGGTCGAGGAGTTCTGCGCGGCGAACGGGATCCCGCACGCCTACACCGACCTCGACGGCATGCTGCGCGAGCAGCGGCCGGACCTGGTGAGCATCTGCACCCCGCCGACGCTGCACCGCGACCAGACCGTCGCCGCGCTGCGCGCCGGGGCCTGGGTGTGGTGCGAGAAGCCGCCCGTGCCGACCCTCGCCGACTTCGACGCCGTACAGGCTGAGGAAGGCACGGACGGCGGGCCGTACGCCTCGATCGTCTTCCAGCACCGCTTCGGCTCGGGCTCGAAGCACGTGCGCCGGCTGCTGGCCGAGCGGGCCATGGGCCGGCCGCTCGTCGCGCACTGCCAGACCACCTGGTACCGCGACGCCGCCTACTACGCGGTGCCCTGGCGCGGCCGTTGGGCGACCGAGGGTGGCGGACCCGCCATGGGACACGGCATCCACCAGATGGACCTGCTGCTGGACCTCCTCGGCCCGTGGAGCGAGGTGCGCGCGATGGCCGGGCGCCTGGTGCACGACGTCGAGACCGAGGACGTCTCCACCGCCTTGGTCCGTTTCGAGGACGGCGCCATGGCCACGGTCGTCAACAGCGTGCTGAGCCCCGACGAGGTCAGCCGCATCCGCATCGACTGCGAGCGGGCCACCGTCGAGCTCACCCACCTCTACGGTCACTCCAACGCGAACTGGCGCATCACCCCCGTCCCGGACGTGCCGGGCGACGAGGCCGACGCCTGGCGCGACTTCGGCACGGACGTGCCCAGTTCGCACCTGGAGCAGCTGCGGGAGCTGGTCGCGAGCATGCGCGCGGGAGAGCGCCCGCGCAGCAGCGGGGCCGACGGGCGGACCAGCCTGGAGCTCATCGCCGCGCTGTACAAGTCGGCGTTCACGGACACCACGGTCCGCGCGGGCGAGATCGGGCCCGGCGACCCGTTCTACACGGCGATGCACGGGGACGCCCCCGGCTGGGCACCCGTCCACTCCACCGCTCCCGTCGCCGCCGAGGAGGTCTCCGCATGA
- a CDS encoding undecaprenyl-diphosphate phosphatase, producing MSWFESLILGLVQGLTEFLPVSSSAHLRLTAAFSGWKDPGAAFTAITQIGTESAVLIYFRRDIGRIISAWTRSLFNKEMRKNHDAQMGWLVIVGSIPIGVLGLLFKDQIEGPFRDLRITATMLIVVGVVIGVADRLAARDETGGRHRAPKQRKTLENLGVKDGLVYGLCQSAALIPGVSRSGATISGGLFMGYKREAAARYSFLLAIPAVLASGLFETKDALESDHVAWGPTLFATAIAFASGYAVIAWFMKFISTKSFMPFVWYRIALGIVIIGLVTAGVLSPHAAESAG from the coding sequence ATGTCTTGGTTTGAATCCCTCATCCTCGGACTCGTCCAGGGGCTGACCGAGTTCCTCCCCGTCTCCTCCAGTGCGCACCTGCGGCTGACGGCGGCCTTCTCCGGCTGGAAGGACCCGGGCGCGGCCTTCACGGCGATCACGCAGATCGGCACGGAGTCCGCGGTGCTGATCTACTTCCGCAGGGACATCGGCCGGATCATCTCGGCGTGGACGCGCTCGCTGTTCAACAAGGAGATGCGCAAGAACCACGACGCCCAGATGGGCTGGCTGGTGATCGTCGGCTCGATCCCGATCGGTGTGCTCGGGCTGCTGTTCAAGGACCAGATCGAGGGGCCGTTCCGCGATCTGCGGATCACGGCGACCATGCTGATCGTCGTCGGCGTGGTGATAGGCGTGGCCGACCGGCTGGCGGCGCGGGACGAGACGGGCGGCCGGCACCGCGCGCCCAAGCAGCGCAAGACGCTGGAGAACCTGGGCGTGAAGGACGGCCTGGTCTACGGGCTGTGCCAGTCGGCGGCGCTGATCCCGGGCGTCTCCCGCTCCGGCGCCACCATCAGCGGCGGCCTGTTCATGGGCTACAAGCGCGAGGCCGCGGCCCGCTACTCCTTCCTGCTCGCCATCCCCGCGGTGCTGGCCTCCGGCCTGTTCGAGACCAAGGACGCGCTGGAGAGCGACCACGTGGCGTGGGGGCCGACGCTGTTCGCGACAGCGATCGCCTTCGCGTCCGGGTACGCGGTCATCGCCTGGTTCATGAAGTTCATCTCCACCAAGAGCTTCATGCCGTTCGTCTGGTACCGCATCGCGCTCGGCATCGTGATCATCGGTCTGGTGACGGCGGGCGTCCTGAGCCCGCACGCGGCAGAGTCGGCGGGCTGA
- a CDS encoding zinc-binding dehydrogenase, which yields MIHQLYGSRETERTPGALDEGMAMPAEGRLRMKSRRTMPMREAAEAHRLLESGGVRERIILSVG from the coding sequence GTGATACATCAACTATATGGGTCGCGTGAGACGGAGCGTACCCCCGGTGCGCTGGACGAGGGCATGGCCATGCCGGCCGAGGGGCGGCTGCGGATGAAGAGCCGCAGGACCATGCCGATGCGGGAGGCCGCGGAGGCGCATCGCCTGCTGGAAAGCGGGGGCGTGCGGGAGCGGATCATCCTCAGCGTCGGTTGA
- a CDS encoding MarR family winged helix-turn-helix transcriptional regulator: MEEAPRWLSPVEERAWRGMLRMHDLLVNQAGRTLQSEFGLSATDYSVLAELTRAPGDRLRVLELAKVLGWEKSRVSHHLSRMVKRGLVAREECLDDGRGAYMMVTPAGREALEAAAPQHVEDVRRLFLDHLSPGQITLLAEITDTVIEKIDIS; encoded by the coding sequence ATGGAGGAAGCACCCCGCTGGCTGAGCCCCGTCGAGGAACGAGCCTGGCGCGGCATGCTGCGCATGCACGACCTGCTGGTCAACCAGGCCGGCCGGACGCTGCAGAGCGAGTTCGGGCTGTCCGCCACCGACTACTCCGTGCTCGCCGAGCTGACCCGCGCGCCCGGCGACCGACTGCGCGTGCTGGAACTCGCGAAGGTGCTCGGCTGGGAGAAGAGCCGGGTGTCGCACCACCTCTCACGCATGGTGAAGCGCGGTCTGGTCGCCCGCGAGGAGTGCCTCGACGACGGGCGCGGGGCGTACATGATGGTGACCCCGGCCGGCCGGGAGGCACTGGAGGCCGCCGCGCCGCAGCATGTCGAGGACGTCCGGCGTCTCTTCCTGGACCATCTGTCGCCCGGCCAGATCACGCTGCTGGCGGAGATCACCGACACAGTCATCGAGAAGATCGACATCAGCTGA
- a CDS encoding LLM class flavin-dependent oxidoreductase, translating into MKKIGFLSFGHWTPSPHSRTRSASDSLLQAIDLAVAAEELGADGAYFRVHHFARQHASPFPLLAAIGARTSRIEIGTGVIDMRYENPLYMAEDAGAADLISGGRLQLGLSRGSPEQVIDGWRHFGHRPPEGGTDADLARGHTEELLRVLTGEGFAEPDPSPMFANPPGLLRIEPHSEGLRDRIWWGSGSNATAVWAAGLGMNLQSSTLKDDESGEPLHVQQRKQIEAYHEAWRAAGHTRTPRVSVSRSIFPLVDDTDRAYFGRDRDSKDQIGYIDAKTRSIFGRSYAAEPDVLVKQLAEDEAIAAADTLLLTVPNQLGVEYNAHVLDSILTHVAPELGWR; encoded by the coding sequence ATGAAAAAGATCGGGTTCCTGTCATTCGGGCACTGGACGCCGTCGCCGCACTCCCGGACGCGCTCCGCCTCGGACTCGCTGCTACAGGCGATCGACCTCGCGGTCGCCGCGGAGGAGCTGGGGGCGGACGGCGCCTACTTCCGCGTCCACCACTTCGCCCGGCAGCACGCCTCACCGTTCCCGCTGCTCGCGGCGATCGGCGCGCGCACCAGCCGGATCGAGATCGGCACCGGTGTGATCGACATGCGCTACGAGAACCCCCTGTACATGGCGGAGGACGCGGGCGCGGCCGACCTGATCTCGGGCGGCCGGCTCCAGCTCGGCCTGAGCCGCGGCTCACCGGAACAGGTCATCGACGGTTGGCGGCACTTCGGCCATCGCCCGCCGGAGGGCGGGACCGACGCCGACCTGGCTCGCGGGCACACCGAGGAGCTGCTCAGGGTGCTCACCGGTGAGGGATTCGCAGAGCCCGACCCCTCGCCGATGTTCGCCAACCCACCGGGCCTGCTGCGCATCGAACCGCACTCCGAGGGCCTGCGGGACCGCATCTGGTGGGGCTCCGGTTCGAACGCCACCGCCGTATGGGCCGCCGGGCTGGGGATGAACCTGCAGAGTTCGACCCTCAAGGACGACGAGAGCGGCGAGCCGCTCCACGTCCAGCAGCGCAAGCAGATCGAGGCGTACCACGAGGCATGGCGGGCCGCCGGCCACACCCGGACCCCCAGGGTGTCCGTCAGCCGCAGCATCTTCCCGCTCGTCGACGACACGGACCGGGCGTACTTCGGCCGTGACCGCGACTCGAAGGACCAGATCGGCTATATCGACGCCAAGACGCGCAGCATCTTCGGCCGGTCCTACGCCGCCGAGCCGGACGTGCTGGTCAAGCAGCTCGCCGAGGACGAGGCCATCGCTGCCGCCGACACCCTGTTGCTCACGGTGCCCAACCAACTGGGCGTCGAGTACAACGCACATGTCCTCGACAGCATCCTGACGCACGTGGCGCCGGAACTCGGCTGGCGCTGA
- a CDS encoding SDR family oxidoreductase, whose translation MGQLDGKTVVITGGTSGIGLATAQRFTQEGAHVYITGRRKETLDQAAELIGGNVTPVQADSANLADLDRLYATVADAGHRIDVLFANAGGGEFAPLDQVTEEHYDSTFDSNVKGTVFTVQKALPHLVDGASVILTGSIAGVSGDPAFGVYGASKAAIRSFARTWANELSGRGVRVNTISPGPITTPGLNGLAADEEGAAELRKTLAGIVPLGRMGQPEEVAALALFLATDQASFITGTEIFVDGGAKQV comes from the coding sequence ATGGGACAGCTGGACGGCAAGACGGTCGTCATCACCGGCGGCACAAGCGGCATCGGACTGGCCACGGCCCAGCGCTTCACCCAGGAAGGCGCCCACGTCTACATCACGGGACGCCGCAAGGAAACCCTCGACCAGGCCGCCGAACTGATCGGCGGCAACGTCACCCCGGTCCAGGCCGACAGCGCGAACCTGGCCGACCTCGACCGGCTCTACGCCACCGTCGCCGACGCCGGACACCGGATCGACGTCCTGTTCGCCAACGCCGGCGGCGGTGAGTTCGCGCCCCTCGACCAGGTCACCGAGGAGCACTACGACAGCACCTTCGACAGCAACGTCAAGGGCACCGTGTTCACCGTCCAGAAGGCGCTTCCCCACCTGGTCGACGGCGCATCGGTGATCCTCACGGGCTCCATCGCGGGCGTCTCCGGGGACCCCGCCTTCGGCGTCTACGGCGCCTCCAAGGCCGCCATCCGCTCCTTCGCCCGCACCTGGGCCAACGAGCTCAGCGGGCGCGGCGTCCGCGTCAACACCATCTCCCCCGGTCCCATCACCACGCCCGGCCTCAACGGCCTCGCCGCGGACGAGGAAGGGGCCGCGGAGCTGCGGAAGACCCTCGCCGGCATCGTCCCCCTGGGGCGCATGGGGCAGCCGGAGGAGGTCGCCGCCCTCGCCCTCTTCCTCGCCACCGACCAGGCCAGCTTCATCACCGGCACGGAGATCTTCGTCGACGGCGGCGCCAAGCAGGTGTAG
- a CDS encoding SDR family NAD(P)-dependent oxidoreductase, with translation MKRLVTVVTGGSRGIGAATCLRLASEGHDVAVGYVRDAEAAEKVADGVREAGARAVAVRVDTAVEADVERLFETAERELGPVTGLVNNAGVTGLLGRLADTDTATLRRVVDVNLLGTLLCSRRAAQLMTARGAGVIVNVSSGAATLGSPGEYVHYAATKAAVDALTLGLAKELGPDGIRVNAVAPGAVDTEMHAAMGDPDRAWRMAEGIPLRRPARAEEIAAAIAWLMSPDASYTTGAVLRVAGGR, from the coding sequence ATGAAACGTCTCGTCACCGTCGTCACCGGGGGCAGCAGGGGAATCGGTGCCGCGACCTGTCTGCGCCTCGCCTCCGAGGGACATGACGTGGCGGTCGGGTACGTCCGTGACGCCGAGGCCGCCGAGAAGGTGGCGGACGGGGTGCGCGAGGCGGGCGCTCGCGCGGTCGCGGTGCGGGTGGACACCGCCGTGGAGGCCGACGTCGAGCGGCTCTTCGAGACGGCGGAGCGCGAACTGGGGCCGGTGACGGGGTTGGTGAACAACGCGGGCGTGACCGGCCTGCTGGGCCGCCTCGCCGACACGGACACGGCGACCCTGCGCCGGGTGGTCGACGTCAACCTCCTGGGAACACTGCTGTGTTCACGCCGTGCGGCACAGCTCATGACGGCGCGGGGCGCCGGTGTCATCGTGAACGTGTCGTCGGGCGCGGCCACTCTCGGCAGCCCCGGGGAGTACGTGCACTACGCGGCCACCAAGGCCGCCGTCGACGCGCTCACCCTCGGGCTCGCCAAGGAGCTCGGACCGGACGGCATCCGCGTCAACGCGGTCGCGCCGGGTGCGGTCGACACGGAGATGCACGCGGCGATGGGCGACCCGGACCGGGCCTGGCGGATGGCGGAGGGCATTCCGCTGCGGCGTCCGGCGCGGGCGGAGGAGATCGCGGCGGCCATCGCCTGGCTGATGTCACCGGACGCGTCTTACACGACGGGGGCGGTGTTGCGGGTGGCGGGCGGGCGGTGA
- a CDS encoding LLM class flavin-dependent oxidoreductase, producing MITVPLSALEVAMVQSGAPAVDTLRDTAEFARRLEVLGYERLWYAEHHHSPAIGAFPPVVLTAHAAALTSSLRLGSGGVLAPNHAPITLAEQFGTLAALHPDRIDLGIGRGPGTFDEPTARALRRGAAPTTDAEYRDDVMAILRLLVEEVALGPLPEPWLLSSSTAGAALAAELGLPIAFAHHIRPDNTPAALAHYREHFTPSRWCARPRVLVCVETVCAETDEEAARLAGPMDVVKAGLLQGRSEIPFPKPGEAAAHAFTEQEEKALTAFRSQQAHGSPVSVVKRLTEVVEATGADELMLVTPVYALADRLRSYELVKEYARG from the coding sequence ATGATCACTGTCCCGCTCAGCGCGCTCGAGGTGGCCATGGTCCAGTCGGGCGCCCCGGCCGTCGACACGTTGCGCGACACCGCCGAGTTCGCCCGACGTCTCGAAGTCCTCGGCTACGAGCGGCTCTGGTACGCGGAACACCATCACTCCCCGGCCATCGGGGCGTTCCCTCCGGTCGTCCTGACCGCCCACGCGGCCGCCCTGACCTCGTCGCTCAGGCTCGGTTCCGGAGGGGTCCTCGCGCCGAACCACGCCCCGATCACGCTCGCGGAGCAGTTCGGGACGCTCGCCGCACTGCACCCGGACCGCATCGACCTGGGCATCGGCCGCGGCCCGGGCACTTTCGACGAGCCCACGGCCAGGGCCCTGCGCCGGGGAGCGGCCCCGACCACGGACGCCGAGTACCGCGACGACGTCATGGCGATCCTGCGCCTCCTGGTGGAGGAGGTGGCCCTCGGGCCGCTCCCCGAGCCATGGCTGCTGTCCTCCAGCACCGCCGGTGCCGCGCTCGCCGCCGAACTGGGACTGCCGATCGCCTTCGCCCACCACATCCGCCCCGACAACACCCCGGCCGCGCTCGCCCACTACCGCGAGCACTTCACCCCGTCCCGCTGGTGCGCACGGCCGCGCGTGCTGGTCTGCGTGGAGACGGTGTGCGCCGAGACGGACGAGGAGGCCGCGCGGCTGGCGGGTCCCATGGACGTCGTCAAGGCCGGGCTGCTGCAGGGGCGCAGCGAGATCCCCTTCCCGAAACCGGGAGAGGCGGCGGCCCACGCGTTCACGGAGCAGGAGGAGAAGGCGCTGACGGCCTTCCGTTCCCAGCAGGCGCACGGATCGCCGGTGTCCGTGGTCAAGCGCCTGACGGAGGTGGTGGAGGCGACGGGGGCGGACGAACTGATGCTGGTCACGCCGGTCTACGCGCTCGCCGACCGGCTGAGGTCGTATGAGCTCGTGAAGGAGTACGCCCGGGGGTAG
- the lnt gene encoding apolipoprotein N-acyltransferase produces MKTLGSWLASPWRRSAVAALAGALPMFAFPAPSLWWFAYVALVPWIVLVRSAPTGKRAAYDGWCGGFGYMVAVHHWLLPSLNVFIFALAALLGALWVPWGWLVRRFLGGVPGPGQVLAGLLVVPSAWLMAELVRSWQGLGGPWGVLGSSQWQVEPALRLASVGGVWLLSFLVVAVNVAVAVLVSVRESRVPAVAGIVATAAATSAAWVWSPRPDVDGRVRVAVVQPGVIDGPDRRFDREEWLTRELAGRGLDLIVWGESSVGYDLDDRPDLARRIATLSRETKADILVNVDARRSDKPGIYKSSVLVGPDGLTGDRYDKMRLVPFGEYIPARSLLGWVTSVGKAAGEDRRRGSEQVVMNVGHGLRVGPMVCFESAFPDMSRHLAQDGAELLIAQSATSSFQQSWAPEQHASLAALRAAETGRPMVHATLTGVSAVYGPSGQRIGSWVGTDRSSSAVFEVPLAHGITPYVRYGDWPVHGAILILAVWCATEGVRAVRLRRPGPRPHVPPARTVRESPVRPGR; encoded by the coding sequence ATGAAGACCTTGGGATCTTGGCTCGCCTCTCCGTGGCGCCGCTCGGCCGTCGCCGCGCTGGCCGGCGCTCTGCCCATGTTCGCTTTCCCCGCGCCGTCGTTGTGGTGGTTCGCGTACGTCGCCCTCGTCCCGTGGATCGTGCTGGTCCGCTCCGCGCCGACCGGGAAACGGGCGGCGTACGACGGCTGGTGCGGCGGGTTCGGCTACATGGTGGCGGTGCACCACTGGCTGCTGCCGAGCCTGAACGTCTTCATCTTCGCCCTGGCGGCGCTGCTGGGCGCGTTGTGGGTGCCGTGGGGCTGGCTGGTACGCCGCTTCCTGGGCGGGGTGCCCGGGCCGGGCCAGGTGCTGGCCGGTCTCCTCGTCGTGCCGTCGGCCTGGCTGATGGCGGAGCTGGTGCGCTCCTGGCAGGGGCTGGGCGGCCCTTGGGGGGTGCTGGGCTCCAGTCAGTGGCAGGTGGAGCCGGCGTTGCGGCTCGCCTCGGTCGGCGGGGTGTGGCTGCTGAGCTTCCTGGTGGTCGCCGTGAACGTGGCCGTCGCCGTGCTGGTGTCGGTGCGTGAGTCGCGGGTGCCGGCCGTCGCCGGGATCGTCGCGACGGCTGCGGCGACCTCGGCGGCCTGGGTGTGGTCGCCCCGCCCGGACGTCGACGGCCGGGTGCGGGTCGCCGTGGTGCAGCCCGGAGTCATCGACGGCCCGGACCGGCGTTTCGACCGCGAGGAGTGGCTGACCCGGGAACTCGCCGGGCGCGGCCTCGATCTGATCGTCTGGGGCGAGAGCAGCGTCGGCTACGACCTCGACGACCGGCCCGACCTCGCCCGGCGCATCGCCACGCTGTCCCGTGAGACGAAGGCCGACATCCTCGTCAACGTCGACGCCCGGCGCTCCGACAAGCCGGGCATCTACAAGAGCTCGGTCCTCGTCGGCCCGGACGGCCTGACCGGCGACCGCTACGACAAGATGCGGCTGGTGCCCTTCGGCGAGTACATACCGGCCCGGTCGCTGCTCGGCTGGGTCACCTCGGTCGGCAAGGCGGCCGGCGAGGACCGCAGGCGCGGCAGCGAACAGGTCGTGATGAACGTCGGACACGGGCTGCGCGTCGGCCCGATGGTCTGCTTCGAGTCGGCGTTCCCCGACATGAGCCGTCACCTCGCCCAGGACGGCGCCGAGTTGCTGATCGCGCAGTCGGCGACGTCGTCGTTCCAGCAGAGCTGGGCGCCCGAGCAGCACGCCTCGCTGGCCGCCCTGCGCGCCGCCGAGACCGGCCGCCCCATGGTGCACGCGACCCTGACCGGCGTGTCGGCCGTCTACGGACCCAGCGGGCAGCGGATCGGCTCCTGGGTGGGCACGGACCGCAGCTCATCGGCGGTGTTCGAGGTTCCGTTGGCCCACGGGATCACGCCGTACGTCCGCTACGGCGACTGGCCGGTGCACGGCGCGATCCTGATCCTCGCCGTGTGGTGCGCGACGGAGGGTGTGCGGGCGGTCCGCCTCAGGCGGCCCGGTCCACGACCGCACGTACCACCCGCTCGCACAGTTCGTGAGTCGCCAGTGCGTCCCGG